Proteins found in one Hordeum vulgare subsp. vulgare unplaced genomic scaffold, MorexV3_pseudomolecules_assembly, whole genome shotgun sequence genomic segment:
- the LOC123420288 gene encoding ATP synthase subunit a, chloroplastic produces MCFLGILNIKLIVQVAELRKRWLNQKNSFFEVQFLSEDNMNIIPCSIKTLKGLYDISGVEVGQHFYWQIGGFQIHAQVLITSWVVITILLGSVVIAVRNPQTIPTDGQNFFEYVLEFIRDLSKTQIGEEYGPWVPFIGTMFLFIFVSNWSGALLPWKIIELPHGELAAPTNDINTTVALALLTSAAYFYAGLSKKGLSYFEKYIKPTPILLPINILEDFTKPLSLSFRLFGNILADELVVVVLVSLVPLVIPIPVMFLGLFTSGIQALIFATLAAAYIGESMEGHH; encoded by the coding sequence ATGTGCTTTCTTGGTATCCTAAATATCAAATTAATAGTTCAAGTTGCTGAGTTGAGAAAGAGATGGTTGAATCAAAAGAATTCCTTTTTTGAAGTTCAATTTTTATCAGAGGACAATATGAAtattataccttgttccattaaaacaCTCAAGGGGTTATACGATATATCGGGTGTAGAAGTAGGCCAACACTTCTATTGGCAAATAGGAGGTTTTCAAATTCATGCCCAGGTACTCATCACTTCTTGGGTCGTAATTACTATCTTGCTAGGTTCAGTTGTCATAGCTGTTCGGAATCCACAAACCATCCCGACCGACGGGcagaatttttttgaatatgtCCTTGAGTTTATTCGAGACTTGAGCAAAACTCAGATTGGAGAAGAATATGGTCCCTGGGTTCCCTTTATTGGAACtatgttcctttttatttttgtttcaaatTGGTCGGGTGCTCTTTTACCTTGGAAAATTATAGAGTTACCCCATGGGGAATTAGCAGCGCCCACGAATGATATAAATACTACTGTTGCTTTAGCTTTACTCACGTCAGCGGCATATTTTTATGCTGGTCTTAGCAAAAAAGGATTGAGCTATTTCGAGAAATATATTAAACCAACCCCAATCCTTTTACCAATTAACATCCTAGAAGATTTCACAAAACCATTATCGCTTAGCTTTCGACTTTTCGGGAATATATTGGCGGATGAAttagtcgttgttgttcttgtttctttAGTCCCCTTAGTAATCCCTATACCGGTCATGTTTCTTGGATTATTTACAAGCGGTATTCAAGCTCTTATTTTTGCAACATTAGCCGCAGCCTATATAGGTGAATCCATGGAGGGTCATCATTGA